A window from Seriola aureovittata isolate HTS-2021-v1 ecotype China chromosome 14, ASM2101889v1, whole genome shotgun sequence encodes these proteins:
- the lrrc18a gene encoding leucine-rich repeat-containing protein 18 gives MPKGKGAKGTKVTLKIAKKAIRMTPDGRRRLTLSNMGITIFPKCLLKLTNVDELDLSRNLIQKLPDNIGNFSSLRWLDLHSNKLESVPETISNLVGLTHLNVSNNRLTSAGLPSTMGLLTSLKSLNLGMNQLDTLPTTMAALGNLQELGLFDNLFINLPEFLSGLRNLTKVNMKRNPLSYAQGDAEGMLKKKSEPEGDVYLVHESSLCRTCLKRCKEQGENFTRGGGGGRGGGEGGERRGGGDMFEEKRIRTYAGLIAPNSVATVNQDAWRIRKVEHKTIK, from the coding sequence ATGCCCAAAGGAAAGGGAGCCAAAGGGACAAAGGTGACCCTCAAGATTGCCAAGAAGGCAATACGTATGACACCAGATGGACGGCGCAGACTCACCCTTAGCAACATGGGTATAACCATCTTCCCAAAGTGTCTCCTCAAACTGACCAACGTGGATGAGTTGGACCTCAGCCGCAACCTGATACAGAAACTCCCAGATAACATCGGGAACTTCTCATCACTGAGATGGCTAGATCTACACAGCAACAAGCTGGAGTCTGTTCCAGAGACCATCAGCAACCTGGTGGGATTGACCCACCTCAACGTCTCTAACAACCGCCTAACCTCTGCAGGCTTACCCTCCACAATGGGTTTGCTCACCAGTCTGAAGAGTCTCAATCTGGGGATGAACCAGCTGGACACTCTGCCTACCACTATGGCAGCTCTAGGCAATCTCCAAGAGTTAGGCCTATTTGATAACCTCTTCATCAACCTACCAGAGTTTCTGAGCGGCCTACGAAACCTCACTAAGGTGAACATGAAACGAAATCCTCTATCGTATGCTCAGGGGGATGCTGAGGGGATGCTGAAGAAAAAATCAGAACCAGAGGGAGATGTGTACCTGGTACATGAAAGCAGCCTGTGTAGGACATGCCTTAAAAGATGTAAAGAGCAGGGGGAAAACTTtacgagaggaggaggaggaggacgaggaggaggagaaggaggagaaaggagaggaggaggtgacatGTTTGAGGAGAAAAGGATAAGAACTTATGCAGGACTGATAGCGCCAAACTCAGTCGCTACAGTCAATCAGGATGCGTGGAGAATAAGGAAGGTCGAACACAAGACAATCAAATGA